The stretch of DNA ACTGCAGTTAATGCAGCTAAATGTCTTTTCCCTTTTGGGTTTGAACGGTCTTATAATTCTTAGAAAACTGGGGGGAAAACGGGATATTTCCataataatgggggggggggttattttcAGGTACAGCACTTTGTCTCTGATGAGCAGGACATGACAGCCACAATGTCAAGGTGCCACCTCTGCAGTACATTTACACcaccagataaaaaaaaaaaaaaaaagaacagaccGGTACCATCTCTCAGGAGCAGGTTCTGAATGTCTGTCTTGTGCATGTAGGGCTCCACACTATATCTGTAACAACATTTCAATTGTAACACGCTCCTTTGTTGACTCAATGGCGCCCCCTTGTGTCCAACACAGTCAAGTCTCGTCCCCTGTCAGCTGAAGACGCTGAGCTGTAGGTCACGACACCGTGAAGCCAAGCAAAACCACCGACTGCAACcacactgtacatgtacatggagtgcatatatatattcacaccacagaggaaacagatcaAACTTTCCTCCCCTTGCTCCCTCCCACTCCTTTTAAAGCGTTTTCAGACCTGACTCATGGTTTTCCATTGACGCTGCTGGCGGACGTGGAGTTCTTGCTGCGAGTCAGCCAGGACGTGAGGAGGCTGCGGGGCCGTGGTGGCCGAGCGGGGGCCTGCGCCAGGCGGACCATGCGCGGCGAGCGCCACACCTTAATGGTAGAGTCATCGCTGgcggacagcagcagctcctggtcGGCGGGACTGAACGCCACCGAGTTCACCACGTCATCGTGCGCCAGACGCGCCAGGCAGATGTTGTAGTGACGGTCCCAGATGTAGCCGTGTTTGTCTTCAGCTCCGCTGAAGGGAAGGAGAGCGGAGGCATAGGTCAGTCAAGTGAAATCATTTCAACTCTATTGTCAAACGATGCCACACTTTGGCCTTGGTGACGCTACTTCAAGCGTGTagcattaagaaaaaacagcaaacttTAACTATGTGAAGCTGgaacaagtgtttttttttagtttttttttattgtacttgAAACAATGGATCTGTTATTACACTGAGTAATTTTCTCTCACAAATCAATTAACTGCTTCACAGTTTCAGCTCCACACTTTACGATTTAAAACAATGATCTCAGCTCAAAATTAGAAAATCAGTGTGCAATATGCTTAAGAACCAAAATAGTGAATGAAAGCTAAACAATGTGGTTGCTGAACTGTACATAAGTGGTTTATGAATTCAATATTTCCAGAttctgattttcatttttactgccTCAAGAGCATGAAAATATGcaatataaattatatacatAAGTCAAAACAGTAAGAAATGAAGTACAGCATTAACTGTTTAGACAAAGCATTCTAGACAAAGTGCATATGCATCTGTAATTGGGAGAAGATAAGGCAAGTTTAGAAGACAAGTTTAATTTGTGAATCAGCAGCCTGTCCCCAAAATGAAAGATAAAATTTGATATTCAAAGTGTATCTCCTCAGTGACATCTTGTGCTTTCAGATATATTTTGTAACATCGTGAcaataaattaacaaaactTTTCCAGTGACGATGGCAGCCTCggtcattatcattttaaaactaTGTGACTGGTCACGCAGCCAAAAGTCCTCTGTTCCCGAAAACAAAAGTTGTAATATAAGATTTTCTTACGACGTGAGCAGTCGTGTTGTGGTAACAGATTTCCCACTTTTTACTATTCACACATGACCACTCAAAGGCCACATACAAGCAAATTGGTGGTAAAGACTGTGAAAGCTGCTTATGAAACGTGCCCAGTGCATCACCCACCTGGCAACAAAGTCTCTGCTGACGtcgaggaagatgaagaagcacTCGTCGTTCGGAGTGAAGGCTCGGTGAGCGCGCagactcctcctctcctccctcaagCTCTTCAGGTCGATGACGTGCAGGTCTATCTCCTCGGCGATGGGAGGCGGAGACATGGGGTCAGAGATCACGCATCCCGCAGGCCAAGCCCGGCTGTTCACGTACAAGTACCTGATCGTTGACAGGAAAGGGTTATGTACGGTatcaaaatctgtttttaaaactaaaatatagtGCAGCGGTGCTACGTTACATGGCCAAATTTCTTTGGACATTCAAAATTGATTGATTCTACATTCGATATCTATAATGTGCGTCTTCATTTACTCACCTGTGGTCTGGAGAAAGGCCCATTCCAATAATGTGTCCATGGATATCAATAACGTGGTCCAGGGAATCAAAAAACTCATCCGAACTCCGCTCTTCACCGAGGACGGGACCAGAAGTTGTCATCTGGTCGGGCTTGATCAGCTTAATAcctggagaggaagagcgacaagtttcaaaaatgtgttgcaATGCGATTGCATTGGGATTTTGGTTTGAAACCAACAGTACCTATCTGGTGAGGTGAGTATGTTAGGCTGCCGGTGGTGAAGAGTAGGTAGGTTTTGTCTTCTCCGTCCCCGGGCTCAGAGGGCTCGGTGAGGCTGCAGTCAGATGCTTTCGTGTGGGCTCTGCCCATCATCTGAGCCACCCGGCTCTCAATCTCCAGCTCCCTGGCCCCTACGTTTTTACGACTCtgacaacaatgatgaagaagagagagagaaaaaaaaagaggaacactGAAGAACCACATTACCTtcaaaaatggaataaaatgcGTGAGAGTGTTCCACCCAGCTCACCTGTATGACGTGCTCCAGGTTTGAGATGGCGGGCTGCGGGTGGCGGGCAGTGGGGAGGCCTTGACACCTCGCTTCCCTCCGACagccctcctcctgctcctcttcgtcttcgtcCTCACTGCCGGAGGTTCCCAGGTCAAAGAGGAGGGGCTGGTGCTGCCGCTGTGGCCCTTTCTGCCTCTGAGCCTGGGACTGGGCCTCGTAATCCAGCACCAAGTCCGGGTTGTCGTGACGACGGCAGTGGGCCACCATCACCGTGCGGATGGTGCTCGCGTTGATGTTCTGGATCTTGAAAAGGCGTTTCACCACGTTGACATTCTCCGATTCAACATCCTGTCGCAGAAACGAAATGGGTGAGGGGGAGTGACGACGTTGACTGGGATGtgggaacattttcatttttcatttattgttgtagttattattatattatattatatatatatattttattatatcacaCATTTCCATACATTTGGTCAAATACTAAGCAAATTCAAACTGATAATAGCCTTtaaaaattgtgattttataGCAATCAGGGATGTATGAATGCAAAAGGGACATGAAGTTGAAAGAATTTTAAAtacatgacaaataaaataaaatgtactttttaagATTCCAAAATAATATCAAAGAACTTCTCCCTGCAGCTTCTGTATCGGTGGAGAGATTCTGAATGACTTGTGAACATCAGCTGCAGCGCTGGGTCTCACCTGGAAGGCTTTGTTGAGCCAGAGCACGGAGCAGGAGGTCAGGTTGCCGATCCAGTGCAGGTTCCCAGAGATCAGATGGGTCTCGTTCAGCCAGCAGCCAAACACGTCGTACGGCTTGTTCCTCACCCGCGATAACAGGGTGTAATTTTCTGTGACGTGCagacgatgggggggggggcaggaaaaTTGAAACACAGCTGAAGTGAAACAAAGCTGTGTGCTTGCTTTACTTTGGATGGTTCTGCCGTCTGGCAGATGATTTTTAGGTCAGTCTA from Scophthalmus maximus strain ysfricsl-2021 chromosome 20, ASM2237912v1, whole genome shotgun sequence encodes:
- the fbxw5 gene encoding F-box/WD repeat-containing protein 5 produces the protein MECGPALPDSLVLEIFLRLPHDAVLRAGLTCRQWLAVSRDEFLWRELFYSYYRIPRSVPRHPSALSWNREFRRLFDCIPCVEVQTLREHSDQVLHLAFSHRGHRFSSCSKDCTVKLWDTERPDGNISLVHSCSMRQFNWGYTQFSQFNADDSLLLVSGVYLGPHHSSSGEIAVISLENYTLLSRVRNKPYDVFGCWLNETHLISGNLHWIGNLTSCSVLWLNKAFQDVESENVNVVKRLFKIQNINASTIRTVMVAHCRRHDNPDLVLDYEAQSQAQRQKGPQRQHQPLLFDLGTSGSEDEDEEEQEEGCRREARCQGLPTARHPQPAISNLEHVIQSRKNVGARELEIESRVAQMMGRAHTKASDCSLTEPSEPGDGEDKTYLLFTTGSLTYSPHQIGIKLIKPDQMTTSGPVLGEERSSDEFFDSLDHVIDIHGHIIGMGLSPDHRYLYVNSRAWPAGCVISDPMSPPPIAEEIDLHVIDLKSLREERRSLRAHRAFTPNDECFFIFLDVSRDFVASGAEDKHGYIWDRHYNICLARLAHDDVVNSVAFSPADQELLLSASDDSTIKVWRSPRMVRLAQAPARPPRPRSLLTSWLTRSKNSTSASSVNGKP